The Gracilimonas sp. genome includes a region encoding these proteins:
- the rpmA gene encoding 50S ribosomal protein L27, whose protein sequence is MAHKKGQGSTKNGRDSNPKMLGVKKFGGEFVRAGGIIVRQRGTKFHPGENVKRGGDDTLFATSDGTVNFAVRSGGRKHVNVDPIN, encoded by the coding sequence ATGGCACATAAGAAAGGTCAAGGTTCAACAAAAAACGGTCGTGATTCAAACCCAAAGATGTTGGGTGTTAAAAAATTCGGTGGCGAGTTTGTGCGAGCCGGAGGAATTATCGTAAGACAACGCGGAACCAAATTTCACCCCGGTGAAAACGTTAAAAGAGGCGGCGATGACACTTTGTTCGCAACTTCTGACGGAACCGTGAACTTTGCTGTTCGCTCTGGCGGACGTAAGCACGTGAATGTAGATCCTATTAACTGA
- the rplU gene encoding 50S ribosomal protein L21 gives MYAIVEIGGHQYKVAENDVLFVDKQNADGKKLTFDKVLLIKDDNGNVNIGTPVVEGAEISATILDTVKADKVLVFKKKRRKGYQKLNGHRQVMSQIQIESISTSGSTSKKKAAKKDDAPAPKAEAKASASKKEESADLDSMTVAELKDLAKEKGLTGYSSMRKAELIEALS, from the coding sequence ATGTACGCTATTGTTGAAATCGGCGGACACCAATACAAAGTAGCAGAAAACGACGTGCTGTTTGTGGACAAGCAAAACGCCGACGGTAAGAAGCTTACATTTGATAAAGTGTTGCTGATTAAAGATGACAACGGAAATGTTAATATTGGAACTCCTGTAGTTGAAGGAGCTGAGATTTCCGCTACGATCCTGGATACGGTTAAAGCTGACAAAGTATTAGTATTCAAGAAAAAACGCCGTAAAGGATACCAGAAACTTAATGGACACCGTCAGGTAATGTCTCAGATTCAAATCGAGAGCATTTCCACCTCGGGTTCTACTTCAAAAAAGAAAGCCGCTAAGAAAGATGACGCTCCTGCCCCTAAAGCAGAAGCCAAAGCATCAGCTTCCAAAAAAGAAGAATCTGCTGATTTAGATTCTATGACGGTAGCTGAACTCAAAGACTTGGCGAAAGAAAAAGGCCTTACCGGATACTCAAGTATGAGAAAGGCCGAATTGATTGAAGCATTATCATAA
- the lexA gene encoding transcriptional repressor LexA — protein MDNAHLTRKQHEFFTFIVDYKKENEVWPTYREIADHFGYASPNSVTQNIQALLKKGYLVKRNDEEYDLPSDKKSLLGETEEQEGIPVRGLIAAGSLQEAVEANLGSITLDTLFPDLDDLFALRVTGFSMKDVGIYDGDFVLLMDTDVKNGDIGAVLYDGETSLKKIYWDDNGLRLEPANEEYDDIIIEPDVFEEVRIIGKYIGHVNRQGFQRAIPLVA, from the coding sequence ATGGATAATGCACATTTGACTCGTAAACAGCACGAATTTTTCACTTTCATTGTCGACTATAAAAAAGAGAATGAAGTGTGGCCAACTTACCGAGAGATAGCCGACCATTTCGGGTATGCATCTCCAAATAGCGTGACCCAAAATATACAGGCACTGCTGAAGAAAGGCTATTTGGTTAAAAGAAATGATGAGGAGTATGACTTGCCCTCCGATAAAAAGAGTCTTTTGGGCGAAACCGAAGAACAGGAAGGCATTCCGGTTCGCGGGTTGATAGCAGCCGGTTCCCTGCAGGAAGCCGTTGAGGCAAATCTGGGCAGCATCACACTAGATACCCTGTTCCCTGATCTTGATGACCTGTTTGCATTGAGGGTTACCGGCTTTAGCATGAAAGATGTGGGAATTTACGATGGTGATTTTGTGCTCCTCATGGATACGGATGTCAAAAATGGAGATATCGGGGCCGTACTGTATGATGGAGAAACCAGCCTGAAGAAAATCTACTGGGATGATAATGGCCTCAGGCTGGAACCCGCCAATGAAGAATATGATGACATCATCATAGAACCGGACGTGTTCGAAGAAGTCCGAATCATTGGTAAATACATCGGTCACGTAAACCGACAAGGATTTCAGCGGGCTATCCCTTTAGTGGCTTAA
- a CDS encoding peptidylprolyl isomerase: MCVLMMVTFVAFLTTSCMQESAYSELLKDEYPELYRHVFDRNADSLLAYTEHPDSFVQAQAWRALISTPVDDMDAFVTKAQYANTELGWMALSAHELTDEQLTRLHDLWNRRASMRKGISLVLGQQGNQESLGLLLRNFDEIIGPDSDYEYNSALAMGQLMMEHDIPESSRRSILRYAAVLEDEDLYRAYFYGLYRGDEVIEDEQIRTNIWEAYEWVESPYIRQYALRIAFKSDAEWTLERLPVEDISEMNVQLAVELANQASNAGWSPKLEEVYTRLLDHPNPVVNEVALNRIANHPEKESSFDAVISEKIVENEQKEASVRLSGIIAMSEGDEYLSLSASLSEGQEYLLIKKLHIYRQALNADEFLQKLEEYAGSSNRMEALFAAQAMSGWWADLEESQKSSLKESVRDLVFDLLERGDRSITYITASFIESAGVILDEDFSRIEQLLTNYQLPEDIEVYQSMAGFLYERFRDEAQDLIDSLAAKGNPALNSTLANQGWDVPDSEAEPPTFRTPDWQRLAELDFEPVWVLETEEGTIKIAMDVLSAPATISGIDSLTRAGVYDSVAFHRVVPNFVIQGGDVETGDGFGGPDYVVPTEASGKEYRRGMAGIASAGTDTEGSQYFVMHDWAPHLNGRYTIIGEVIEGMDVVDRIMVGDKVLKASWQNK; encoded by the coding sequence ATGTGTGTTTTGATGATGGTCACTTTTGTGGCTTTTCTCACCACATCATGTATGCAGGAAAGTGCATATTCAGAACTTTTAAAGGATGAGTACCCGGAGCTGTACCGGCACGTTTTTGATCGTAATGCGGATTCTCTGTTAGCTTACACCGAACACCCGGATTCTTTTGTACAGGCTCAAGCGTGGCGGGCGCTCATCAGTACGCCGGTTGATGATATGGATGCGTTTGTGACCAAAGCCCAGTATGCAAATACCGAATTGGGGTGGATGGCTTTGAGCGCACACGAACTCACAGATGAACAATTAACCCGTCTGCACGACCTGTGGAACCGACGAGCTTCGATGAGAAAAGGGATCAGCCTGGTACTGGGGCAACAGGGTAATCAGGAGTCTTTAGGTCTTTTGCTTAGAAATTTTGATGAAATTATAGGCCCCGATTCTGACTACGAGTATAATTCAGCCTTAGCCATGGGGCAGCTGATGATGGAGCATGATATCCCCGAATCTTCCCGCAGAAGCATTCTCCGTTATGCAGCTGTGTTGGAGGATGAGGATTTATACCGAGCCTACTTTTATGGACTCTACCGGGGCGATGAGGTCATAGAAGATGAACAAATCAGAACTAATATTTGGGAAGCATATGAATGGGTGGAAAGTCCGTACATCCGTCAGTATGCACTTCGAATAGCTTTTAAAAGCGATGCAGAATGGACCCTTGAGCGCCTGCCGGTAGAGGATATATCAGAAATGAATGTGCAGCTTGCGGTAGAACTGGCAAATCAGGCTTCGAATGCCGGATGGAGTCCAAAACTCGAAGAGGTGTACACAAGGCTGCTTGATCATCCCAACCCCGTTGTGAATGAAGTGGCTTTGAACAGGATCGCTAATCACCCCGAAAAAGAAAGCAGTTTTGATGCGGTTATCAGTGAAAAAATAGTTGAGAACGAACAGAAAGAAGCATCAGTTCGTCTTTCCGGTATTATCGCAATGAGTGAAGGGGATGAATACCTGAGTCTGTCAGCGTCACTTTCTGAGGGGCAGGAGTATTTGCTGATTAAAAAGTTACATATCTACCGTCAGGCTTTGAATGCTGATGAATTCCTGCAGAAGCTGGAAGAATATGCCGGCAGTTCAAACAGGATGGAAGCTTTGTTTGCCGCCCAGGCAATGTCGGGTTGGTGGGCTGATCTGGAGGAGAGCCAGAAATCATCACTGAAAGAGAGCGTAAGAGACCTGGTTTTTGATTTACTTGAAAGGGGAGATCGCTCCATCACCTATATAACAGCTTCGTTTATAGAATCAGCCGGGGTGATTTTAGACGAAGACTTCAGCCGAATTGAACAACTATTGACCAACTATCAGCTTCCGGAAGATATTGAAGTGTACCAATCGATGGCCGGATTTTTATACGAGCGGTTTCGGGATGAAGCTCAGGATCTGATTGATTCTCTGGCTGCAAAAGGTAACCCCGCACTTAACTCCACATTGGCAAATCAGGGTTGGGATGTGCCGGATTCCGAAGCCGAACCTCCAACATTCAGAACTCCCGATTGGCAACGTCTGGCAGAGCTGGACTTTGAGCCTGTCTGGGTGCTGGAAACAGAAGAGGGAACCATTAAAATTGCCATGGACGTACTTTCTGCTCCTGCAACCATCTCGGGAATTGACAGCCTGACCCGTGCCGGAGTGTATGATTCCGTAGCCTTCCATCGTGTAGTACCAAACTTTGTGATACAGGGAGGAGATGTGGAAACAGGTGATGGATTTGGCGGACCGGATTACGTGGTGCCAACCGAAGCTTCCGGAAAAGAATACCGAAGGGGAATGGCAGGCATTGCCAGTGCGGGTACGGACACAGAAGGCAGCCAGTATTTTGTGATGCACGACTGGGCACCCCATCTGAATGGACGTTATACCATTATCGGTGAAGTGATTGAAGGAATGGACGTGGTAGACCGGATTATGGTGGGAGATAAAGTGTTGAAGGCGAGCTGGCAGAATAAATAA
- a CDS encoding CocE/NonD family hydrolase: MMRVTVATITLVLVGAFFPLNSHAQETSPAPEEEVVFKSGNIVLNGTLVLPENAENVPVLVFSGGMYEWGDHHPQREIFIRENLEAVFPQAGVGVLYYDPRGVGESGGRWGRASLTDFADDAKAAIQYLKQRKEVDPNRIGIVGLGEDGWMTQIVAATAPGQVKLMASLAGPTFDPTRQLVNEYHSGYVCNGQDSTTAYRKAVQKAQSHQNWVSVLPLTKRWRHMNMKVGFEPETYISDINIPSLFLFAENDGQVYPDWAMESLQEIYPDSLPSNFTVHTIAGANHFFHVVPKCYDYLEESQSVQKNFSFRFKEVFQDWIFENL, encoded by the coding sequence ATGATGCGAGTGACCGTTGCCACCATCACCCTTGTATTGGTTGGTGCATTTTTTCCCTTAAATAGCCATGCTCAGGAAACTTCCCCTGCACCCGAAGAAGAAGTTGTTTTTAAAAGCGGTAATATTGTTTTGAACGGAACCCTGGTTTTGCCTGAGAATGCAGAAAATGTACCTGTACTTGTGTTTTCCGGTGGAATGTATGAATGGGGAGATCATCATCCACAGCGTGAAATTTTTATCCGGGAAAACCTGGAAGCGGTTTTCCCACAGGCCGGAGTCGGTGTACTCTATTATGATCCACGCGGAGTCGGAGAGTCAGGCGGGCGATGGGGCCGTGCTTCCTTAACCGATTTCGCTGATGATGCCAAAGCAGCCATTCAGTACCTGAAACAAAGAAAAGAAGTGGACCCAAACCGTATTGGAATTGTTGGACTTGGTGAAGACGGCTGGATGACTCAAATTGTAGCAGCAACTGCACCCGGGCAAGTTAAACTTATGGCCTCCCTTGCCGGCCCTACTTTCGACCCTACCCGGCAGCTGGTTAATGAATATCACAGCGGGTACGTTTGTAACGGACAAGACAGTACCACTGCATACAGGAAGGCGGTACAAAAGGCACAATCTCACCAAAACTGGGTCTCGGTACTGCCTCTTACCAAAAGATGGCGGCATATGAACATGAAGGTTGGGTTTGAACCTGAAACCTATATCAGTGACATCAACATCCCGTCCTTATTTCTTTTTGCTGAAAATGACGGACAGGTTTATCCGGATTGGGCTATGGAAAGTCTTCAGGAAATATATCCCGACTCACTCCCTTCAAACTTTACCGTTCATACCATTGCCGGTGCCAACCATTTCTTCCATGTAGTGCCCAAGTGCTACGACTACCTCGAGGAAAGCCAGAGTGTTCAAAAAAACTTCTCCTTTCGGTTCAAAGAAGTTTTCCAGGACTGGATTTTTGAGAACCTCTAG
- a CDS encoding DinB family protein — MTLKNQLLENTNIFVGKINEFTNAQFNLKPDSDSWSAADVLEHVYRSEFGVPRLFTGETKKLIDRKPDAHVSRMKQRFLESDTKMEATGVILPTEGEKSRENLVEKFRSNRIKIAGLIEDLPAEELCLKFEHPLFGFLTRMEWVHFSIIHSQRHQKQLDRIQSQLQ, encoded by the coding sequence ATGACGCTTAAAAATCAGCTTTTAGAAAACACCAATATCTTTGTTGGCAAGATCAACGAGTTCACCAATGCGCAATTTAATCTAAAGCCCGATTCGGATTCATGGTCGGCAGCGGATGTGTTGGAACACGTTTACCGTTCTGAATTTGGAGTCCCCCGGCTGTTCACCGGTGAAACGAAGAAACTTATCGACCGCAAACCCGATGCGCATGTTTCCCGGATGAAGCAACGATTCCTCGAATCGGATACAAAAATGGAAGCTACCGGTGTGATTCTTCCCACAGAAGGAGAAAAATCCAGAGAAAACCTGGTCGAAAAATTTCGCAGTAACAGGATTAAAATTGCCGGGCTTATCGAAGACCTCCCGGCAGAGGAACTATGCCTTAAATTTGAACACCCGCTGTTTGGCTTTTTAACCCGCATGGAGTGGGTTCACTTCAGTATCATTCACAGTCAGCGTCACCAGAAACAACTCGATCGTATTCAATCGCAACTTCAATGA
- a CDS encoding YccF domain-containing protein: MNTLGNIIWFIFGGIFVAIEYAISSLILCLTIIGIPFGVQTFKLAKLSLFPFGKKTVVNEKSDGCLSLAMNILWILVGGIWISITHIVFGAILFITIIGIPFAKQHFKLASVALLPFGRDIVPE, encoded by the coding sequence ATGAACACCCTCGGCAACATCATCTGGTTTATTTTTGGTGGAATTTTTGTGGCTATTGAGTATGCCATTTCAAGCCTGATTTTATGTCTTACCATTATCGGTATTCCATTCGGAGTTCAGACCTTCAAGCTGGCCAAACTATCCCTGTTCCCTTTTGGAAAGAAAACGGTGGTAAATGAGAAATCCGACGGTTGCCTTTCCCTTGCCATGAACATCCTCTGGATTCTTGTAGGTGGCATCTGGATCAGTATTACCCACATTGTTTTTGGAGCCATTCTGTTTATAACCATCATCGGCATTCCGTTCGCTAAGCAGCATTTCAAACTGGCATCGGTTGCATTATTACCCTTTGGGAGAGATATAGTGCCAGAATAA
- a CDS encoding acyl-CoA dehydrogenase, with protein MSKNLFNIDDAFLFESELNEEDRLIMETARDYAQSKLEPRALKGNTEEYFDQDIAKEMGEMGLLGVTVPEEYGGSEASYTAYGLIAREVERVDSGYRSFMSVQSSLVMYPISEFGTEVQKQKFLPKLAAGEMIGCFGLTEPDHGSDPGSMVTTAVKTDGGWVLNGAKMWITNSPIADVAVVWAKAKEHKDDKGVIRGFLVEKGMDGFSAPATKYKMSLRASETGELVFDDVFVPDENVFPDIKGLKGPFMCLNSARYGIAWGTVGAAEFCYQRARDYVLDRKQFGKPLAANQLIQTKLANMMTDITGMQMLAYRLGKLKDEGRDHPSMTSLAKRNNCGKALEIARISRDMHGGNGITGDYRVIHHMVNLESVNTYEGTYDIHGLILGREITGIQAFTPKGND; from the coding sequence ATGTCCAAGAATCTATTCAACATCGATGATGCTTTTCTTTTTGAATCTGAACTGAATGAAGAAGACCGGCTCATCATGGAAACGGCCCGGGATTATGCCCAAAGTAAACTCGAACCCCGTGCCTTAAAGGGAAATACCGAAGAGTATTTTGATCAGGATATTGCCAAAGAAATGGGTGAAATGGGACTGCTTGGAGTAACCGTTCCCGAAGAATACGGAGGCTCCGAAGCCAGTTATACCGCCTATGGTTTAATTGCACGGGAAGTGGAACGGGTGGATTCCGGATACCGGTCTTTCATGAGTGTACAATCTTCGCTGGTAATGTACCCGATCTCAGAATTCGGGACTGAAGTACAGAAACAAAAATTCCTTCCCAAACTGGCTGCCGGTGAAATGATCGGCTGTTTTGGTTTAACCGAACCTGATCATGGTTCTGACCCAGGCTCCATGGTAACGACAGCCGTTAAAACCGATGGTGGCTGGGTGTTGAACGGGGCCAAAATGTGGATCACCAATTCTCCCATTGCTGATGTTGCGGTAGTTTGGGCCAAAGCCAAAGAGCATAAAGATGACAAGGGCGTAATCCGCGGCTTTCTGGTTGAAAAAGGGATGGATGGATTTTCAGCACCGGCTACCAAATACAAAATGAGTCTGCGTGCTTCGGAAACCGGTGAGCTGGTTTTTGATGATGTTTTCGTTCCGGATGAAAATGTATTCCCGGATATCAAAGGATTAAAGGGCCCTTTCATGTGCCTCAACTCTGCACGATATGGAATCGCATGGGGAACTGTAGGTGCTGCTGAGTTTTGTTACCAGCGTGCCCGTGATTACGTGCTTGACCGCAAGCAGTTTGGCAAACCCCTGGCTGCCAATCAGCTTATTCAAACCAAGCTGGCCAACATGATGACAGACATTACCGGCATGCAAATGCTGGCTTACCGTTTGGGGAAACTAAAAGACGAGGGGCGTGATCATCCTTCTATGACTTCCCTCGCCAAGCGAAACAACTGTGGTAAAGCTCTTGAAATCGCCCGCATCTCCCGTGATATGCACGGCGGCAACGGTATTACCGGCGACTACCGGGTTATCCACCACATGGTGAACCTGGAATCGGTAAACACCTACGAAGGTACTTATGATATTCACGGGCTCATTCTTGGAAGAGAAATTACCGGCATTCAGGCCTTCACCCCAAAAGGGAATGATTAA
- a CDS encoding acyl-CoA dehydrogenase family protein: MDAVLDRELSFELTEDQKMIRDSVKEFVERTVAPSVMERDNSKEFPHDIVKQLGELGMLGIYHEEQYGGGGFDVVSFCLALEEIARWDASLALTVASHTSLGTGHIAIAGNHDQKMKYMPALTKGEKLAAWCLTEPGSGSDASGMKSTAIKEGDKYILNGSKIFITQGSVGDVYVVLAKTDPSKGVKGISAFIVEREWDGVKPGEGMHKLGMNSSDTTEVVFENVEVPAENLLGKEGQGFIDTMKVLDGGRVGIAALSVGIARGALEESLKYSMERKQFGQAIGNFQYMEGKMVDMATEIDAARLLVHRAAWLKDQGKPYTKEASMAKLFASELSVRAADEAVQIHGGYGYTKEYHVERFIRDAKLMTIGEGTSEVQRLIIARELKKGLA; this comes from the coding sequence ATGGATGCCGTTTTAGACCGAGAGTTATCATTTGAGCTTACAGAGGATCAGAAAATGATCCGCGACAGTGTAAAAGAATTTGTAGAACGAACTGTAGCTCCTTCGGTAATGGAAAGAGATAACAGTAAGGAATTTCCGCACGATATTGTTAAGCAATTGGGAGAGTTGGGAATGCTTGGCATCTACCATGAAGAACAATATGGCGGTGGCGGTTTTGATGTAGTCAGCTTTTGCCTGGCCCTTGAAGAAATTGCCCGTTGGGATGCCTCCCTTGCACTCACCGTTGCCTCCCATACTTCCCTGGGTACCGGACATATTGCTATTGCCGGAAACCACGACCAAAAGATGAAGTACATGCCCGCTCTCACAAAAGGTGAAAAGCTGGCAGCTTGGTGCTTAACTGAACCGGGTTCAGGAAGTGATGCTTCCGGGATGAAGTCCACAGCCATAAAAGAAGGCGATAAGTACATTCTGAATGGCTCCAAGATTTTTATAACACAGGGGTCTGTAGGTGATGTATATGTTGTACTTGCGAAAACGGATCCATCGAAAGGAGTGAAAGGAATTTCTGCTTTTATTGTAGAGCGCGAATGGGACGGCGTAAAACCCGGCGAAGGCATGCACAAGCTGGGCATGAATTCATCCGACACAACCGAAGTGGTATTTGAAAATGTGGAAGTTCCGGCTGAAAACCTCCTCGGTAAAGAAGGCCAGGGTTTCATTGACACGATGAAGGTTCTTGACGGAGGCCGTGTAGGGATCGCTGCCCTTTCGGTAGGTATCGCTCGCGGAGCGCTGGAAGAATCACTCAAATACTCCATGGAAAGAAAACAATTTGGGCAGGCCATCGGGAATTTCCAGTATATGGAAGGGAAAATGGTGGACATGGCTACTGAAATTGATGCCGCCCGCCTGTTGGTTCACCGTGCAGCCTGGCTGAAAGACCAGGGTAAACCGTACACAAAAGAAGCCTCCATGGCTAAGCTGTTTGCTTCAGAGTTATCGGTTCGCGCAGCCGATGAAGCCGTTCAAATTCACGGCGGATATGGTTACACCAAAGAATATCATGTAGAGCGATTTATCCGGGATGCCAAACTCATGACCATTGGGGAAGGAACTTCGGAAGTACAGCGACTGATCATCGCCAGAGAACTTAAAAAAGGGTTAGCCTGA
- the xrtX gene encoding exosortase X, with the protein MNSPIFKFIAKALVVFIGWYILYELWLLPAGDLDYWLSLNIIGTSAGIIEMFGFDVFTVNRIIGIGEYPGIEIIDGCNGIAAMGLFLGFILAYPGDWKNKLSFCFVGIGIIYLVNIVRVVILTITQAKWPEFFDFTHDYSTTAIFYMVIFILWMVWVNYADAFPNEKPAEYA; encoded by the coding sequence ATGAATTCTCCGATTTTCAAATTTATAGCCAAAGCGTTGGTCGTCTTTATTGGTTGGTACATTTTGTATGAGTTGTGGCTGCTTCCGGCCGGAGATCTCGATTATTGGTTGTCGCTTAATATCATCGGAACCAGTGCTGGAATTATAGAAATGTTTGGGTTCGATGTTTTTACGGTAAACCGGATTATTGGAATCGGAGAGTATCCCGGAATTGAAATTATAGATGGCTGTAATGGGATTGCCGCAATGGGGTTGTTCCTCGGGTTTATTTTGGCTTATCCGGGCGACTGGAAAAATAAATTAAGCTTTTGTTTTGTCGGGATCGGGATTATCTATCTGGTAAACATCGTTAGAGTTGTGATACTAACCATCACCCAGGCAAAGTGGCCTGAGTTTTTTGACTTCACCCACGACTACTCCACCACGGCCATTTTCTACATGGTGATATTTATCCTATGGATGGTTTGGGTGAATTATGCAGACGCATTCCCCAATGAAAAGCCTGCAGAATATGCTTAA
- a CDS encoding DUF4147 domain-containing protein — protein MSEKSDQHRSLLENVVDNIVDGEFFDPDLPGILSSFQTEGRIWVLGAGKASFEMAKEAEGYFGSQIKDGMVIAPQSSRELNQVQVFKGAHPYPDDDSVSASYELWELAKKIPEEDTVVFLLSGGASSLFCIPAGGIEIEEYRKTFELLLNSGASIEQINVVRKHLSETAGGRLGQLLKEHKLISIILSDVPGDKPEVIGSGPSVPDPSTFKEAFQILKQFKLWDDVPHSVRIHLSKGMHGDSPETPKPETSNWKKHEVNVISGAGMLAENVGSYLSNQGFNVQVSKEAYHADVKEVSKRICSDAVSILSKKSDMTPPAALVYYGESTVDVKGEGKGGRNQELALNAAISIEGQHSISLLSFATDGIDGPTDAAGAIINSGTTLQARKNKLEPENFLQKNDSYHFHKQMDTMLKTGATGNNLMDLQVILVG, from the coding sequence ATGAGTGAAAAATCAGATCAGCATCGCTCACTATTAGAAAACGTTGTTGACAACATTGTGGATGGGGAATTTTTTGACCCGGATTTGCCGGGCATCTTATCCTCCTTTCAGACAGAGGGTAGAATTTGGGTTTTGGGGGCAGGAAAGGCCTCCTTTGAGATGGCTAAGGAGGCGGAGGGTTATTTCGGTTCCCAAATAAAAGACGGAATGGTGATTGCCCCTCAAAGCTCACGGGAATTGAATCAGGTACAGGTTTTTAAGGGTGCCCATCCTTATCCGGATGATGATTCAGTGTCGGCCTCGTACGAACTTTGGGAGCTGGCGAAAAAAATACCTGAAGAAGATACGGTGGTGTTTCTATTATCGGGCGGAGCTTCATCATTATTCTGCATTCCGGCCGGCGGTATTGAAATCGAAGAATACCGTAAAACCTTTGAGTTGCTGCTGAACTCTGGTGCCTCCATCGAGCAAATTAATGTGGTCAGAAAACATCTCTCGGAGACAGCGGGTGGAAGGCTGGGGCAGCTTTTGAAAGAGCATAAACTTATTTCCATTATTCTTTCTGATGTACCCGGAGATAAACCCGAAGTGATAGGCAGCGGCCCAAGCGTACCGGACCCTTCAACTTTTAAAGAAGCCTTTCAGATTCTTAAGCAATTTAAGCTGTGGGATGATGTTCCGCATTCGGTTCGTATTCATCTCTCCAAAGGGATGCATGGCGACAGCCCCGAAACCCCAAAGCCTGAAACTTCAAACTGGAAAAAACATGAGGTTAACGTGATTTCAGGAGCCGGAATGTTGGCGGAGAATGTTGGGTCATATTTAAGCAACCAAGGGTTTAATGTGCAGGTGAGTAAGGAAGCCTACCATGCAGATGTAAAAGAGGTTTCCAAGAGAATATGCAGTGATGCTGTCTCCATTCTAAGCAAAAAATCCGATATGACCCCCCCGGCTGCTCTGGTTTATTATGGGGAGAGTACAGTGGATGTGAAAGGGGAAGGAAAGGGCGGCCGAAACCAGGAGCTGGCCCTTAATGCAGCTATTTCGATAGAAGGTCAGCACTCCATTTCGTTACTAAGTTTTGCAACCGATGGCATTGACGGCCCAACTGATGCAGCAGGGGCTATCATTAACTCCGGCACGACTTTACAAGCCCGTAAAAACAAACTGGAGCCGGAAAATTTCCTCCAGAAAAACGACTCTTATCACTTCCACAAACAAATGGATACCATGCTCAAAACCGGTGCCACCGGGAACAATCTGATGGATCTTCAGGTGATTTTGGTAGGATAA
- a CDS encoding Lrp/AsnC family transcriptional regulator, protein MSTPKLDATDKKIIAILQQEGRMANNELAKRIELTTTPTLERVRRLEREGIIEGYSAKVNKESVGRGFTAFVKVTLSVHQLNLLEEFTSAIKEIPEILACYHTTGDGDFLLHVVAKDTKDYEQLMRNKLTTLPDVERLHTSIVLNTIKDQSPIPVYDENED, encoded by the coding sequence ATGTCAACTCCCAAGCTTGATGCCACCGACAAAAAGATTATCGCCATTCTTCAGCAAGAGGGAAGGATGGCCAATAACGAGCTGGCCAAAAGAATTGAGCTTACAACCACGCCGACTTTAGAGCGGGTTCGTCGATTAGAGCGGGAGGGGATTATAGAAGGGTATAGCGCCAAGGTTAATAAAGAGTCAGTCGGCCGGGGTTTTACGGCTTTTGTGAAAGTAACCTTAAGCGTTCACCAGCTAAACTTGCTGGAAGAATTTACATCTGCCATAAAAGAGATCCCCGAAATACTGGCCTGTTACCACACCACAGGCGATGGTGATTTCTTATTACACGTGGTTGCAAAAGACACCAAAGATTATGAGCAGCTTATGCGAAATAAGCTGACGACCCTGCCCGACGTTGAACGTCTGCATACCAGCATTGTGCTGAATACCATTAAAGATCAATCTCCAATTCCAGTTTATGATGAAAACGAAGATTAA